A window of the Lolium perenne isolate Kyuss_39 chromosome 7, Kyuss_2.0, whole genome shotgun sequence genome harbors these coding sequences:
- the LOC127314271 gene encoding uncharacterized protein codes for MTRSRPTTTMGGSVPDHHQQHGGGGEVDGVQLQQHGEHVETVMPGFRFHPTEEELIEFYLRRKVDGKRFNIELIASVDLYRYDPWDLPALASIGDKEWFFYVPRDRKYRNGDRPNRVTPSGYWKATGADRMVRVVEGNRSIGLKKTLVFYVGKAPKGLRSSWIMNEYRLPHGETERYQKEISLCRVYKRPGIDDNFHLIGTTTRSSGSKATTTKHTTTGHRAAAAVAHRRQPPMFVDGGSHQSSSALKSYNTHATGGTNMSLSAAVAGATPPSVMFRSTASSLSSITSTEEDGTSIYHHLKGPNNPAAMHLPSSTHASLLNTSSSAMATIPIDELSRAIGTYTHAASPNQPTPPFQGPLLNFPSLEKIWDWNPLLESPKVSTSFK; via the exons ATGACTCGATCAAGGCCGACGACCACCATGGGCGGATCGGTACCAGACCACCACCAgcagcacggcggcggcggcgaagtcGACGGCGTGCAGCTGCAGCAGCACGGCGAGCACGTGGAGACGGTGATGCCCGGGTTCCGGTTCCACCCGACGGAGGAGGAGCTGATCGAGTTCTACCTCCGTCGCAAGGTGGACGGCAAGCGCTTCAACATCGAGCTCATCGCCTCCGTCGACCTTTACCGCTACGACCCATGGGATCTCCCCG CTCTAGCGTCGATTGGGGACAAGGAGTGGTTCTTCTACGTGCCTCGGGACCGCAAGTACCGGAACGGCGACCGGCCGAACCGAGTGACGCCGTCGGGGTACTGGAAGGCGACGGGGGCGGACAGGATGGTGCGCGTCGTGGAAGGCAACCGCTCCATCGGCCTCAAGAAGACACTCGTCTTCTACGTGGGGAAGGCGCCCAAGGGACTCCGCAGCAGCTGGATCATGAATGAGTATCGCCTCCCACACGGCGAAACCGAACGATACCAGAAG GAAATTTCGCTCTGCCGGGTCTATAAACGCCCAGGGATCGACGACAACTTCCACCTCATCGGCACAACAACACGATCGTCCGGCTCAAAGGCCACAACAACGAAGCACACCACAACAGGACATAGGGCTGCGGCAGCGGTGGCGCACCGCCGCCAGCCGCCAATGTTCGTGGACGGCGGCAGCCACCAGTCATCATCCGCTCTCAAGTCATACAACACTCACGCTACCGGGGGGACGAACATGTCCCTGTCTGCAGCAGTGGCAGGGGCGACACCACCGTCAGTAATGTTCCGGTCGAcggcttcctccctgagttctatCACATCGACGGAGGAGGACGGAACGTCAATCTACCACCACCTCAAGGGACCAAACAACCCAGCAGCAATGCATCTGCCTTCTTCCACGCACGCTTCCCTGCTCAACACAAGCTCCTCGGCAATGGCAACCATCCCAATCGACGAGCTGAGTAGGGCGATCGGAACTTACACCCATGCTGCAAGCCCTAACCAGCCAACGCCGCCATTTCAAGGCCCATTGCTTAACTTCCCTAGCTTGGAGAAGATATGGGATTGGAACCCTCTACTAGAATCTCCCAAGGTTTCCACAAGCTTCAAATAA
- the LOC127314273 gene encoding acyl transferase 4-like: protein MLGKIRTPTAANNDISASLAQIATMTSTPTVGRLSAALISPAGPTPGGTLPLSSIDKTVGGLVNLIQVFPPSSLSSAHDGQGAAAAVAAMRMGFARALVPYYPVAGRISSSGLAVDCTGMGVWFVEAAAGCTLADVDGLECCPLLIPGELLLPRPPPGEKLDGLILMAQATRFACGGFAVGISFSHAVFDGQGAAQFLTAVGELARGLPTPSVAPVWGRDAIPDPPSPLPPQLTEFRFVNQVADISAESIQRVKDEVKQAAGEGCSTFDAVTAVVFKCRALALAAALPDDAEVGVGFAAGTRHLLRGVLPAVDGYYGNCVYLASVACTGRAVRESPLAVLVGAVREAKEAVAAGFADWMRGVVRPDVPLDYSTAILSDWSRLGFDEVDYGFGVPSYVFPHNHHVDFVPALNYVSPPAPRRGGGGGGIRVVLRCVEEPHAAVLAAELAKFA from the coding sequence ATGTTAGGGAAAATCCGCACTCCCACAGCCGCCAACAACGACATTTCTGCCTCATTGGCTCAGATTGCCACTATGACTAGCACGCCCACCGTTGGCAGGTTGTCGGCGGCGCTCATCTCGCCGGCGGGGCCAACCCCAGGCGGCACCCTCCCTCTCTCCTCCATCGACAAGACCGTTGGCGGCTTGGTGAACCTCATCCAGGTCTTTCCCCCGTCCTCGCTCTCCTCCGCCCACGATGGccagggcgccgccgccgccgtggccgcgATGCGCATGGGGTTCGCGAGGGCGCTAGTGCCATACTACCCGGTGGCTGGTCGCATCTCCTCGTCCGGCCTCGCGGTGGACTGCACCGGCATGGGCGTCTGGTTCGTGGAGGCCGCCGCTGGCTGCACGCTCGCCGACGTGGACGGCCTCGAATGCTGCCCACTTCTCATCCCCGGAGAGCTCCTCCTCCCGCGCCCTCCTCCAGGGGAGAAGCTCGACGGCCTCATCCTCATGGCCCAGGCGACGAGGTTCGCCTGCGGTGGGTTCGCCGTGGGGATCAGCTTCAGCCACGCGGTGTTTGACGGGCAGGGCGCGGCGCAGTTCCTCACGGCCGTGGGGGAGCTAGCACGGGGGCTCCCGACGCCGTCGGTGGCTCCGGTGTGGGGCCGTGACGCGATCCCTGACCCGCCGAGCCCGCTGCCGCCGCAGCTCACGGAGTTCAGGTTCGTGAACCAGGTGGCCGACATCTCGGCGGAGAGCATCCAGCGCGTCAAGGACGAGGTAAAGCAGGCTGCGGGGGAGGGTTGCTCCACCTTCGACGCGGTGACGGCCGTGGTGTTCAAGTGCCGCGCGCTGGCGCTGGCTGCGGCGCTCCCGGACGACGCCGAGGTCGGGGTCGGTTTCGCTGCCGGCACGCGGCACCTCCTCCGCGGCGTGCTGCCAGCGGTGGACGGGTACTACGGCAACTGCGTGTACCTCGCGTCCGTCGCGTGCACCGGCAGGGCCGTCCGGGAGTCGCCGCTGGCGGTGCTGGTCGGCGCGGTACGGGAAGCAAAGGAGGCCGTCGCCGCGGGGTTCGCGGACTGGATGCGCGGCGTCGTTCGCCCCGACGTGCCGCTGGACTACAGCACGGCAATCCTGTCGGACTGGAGCCGCCTCGGGTTCGACGAGGTGGACTACGGCTTCGGTGTGCCCAGTTACGTGTTCCCGCACAACCACCATGTTGACTTCGTGCCGGCGCTGAACTACGTCAGCCCGCCGGCGCCcaggcgcggaggcggaggcggaggtatCCGGGTGGTGCTCCGCTGCGTCGAGGAACCGCACGCCGCCGTGTTAGCCGCCGAGCTCGCAAAATTCGCCTAA
- the LOC127314276 gene encoding acyl transferase 5 yields MAGIPTVIKSPPALIPPAGPTPGGKLPLSCIDKTVGGFVHLIQVFPPSASLSAAHGDQGAAAAVAAMRSGFARALVPYYPVAGRLAPSGLEVDCTGEGVLFVEAAAGCTLADVDGLECYPLPISAELLLPRPPPGEKLDGIILMAQATRFTCGGFAVGISFSHAVFDGQGAAQFLTAVGELARGLPTPSVAPVWDRHAIPYPSRPPPPQLRIIREFKFVTQVADISAASIERVKDEFKQAAASTGEGCSTFDAVTAIVFKCRALALAEGLPDGAEVRVGFAAGTRHLLRGVLPTVDGYYGNCVYLACVRRTNRAARESALAELVGTVREEKEAIAAGFADWMRGVRRYEPPLDYSTAILSDWSRLGFDEVDYGFGMPGYIFPHNDLVDYVATLVYVRPPAPKRGGIRVLIGCMEDPHAAMFAAELAKFA; encoded by the coding sequence ATGGCTGGCATACCCACCGTTATCAAGTCGCCGCCGGCGCTTATCCCGCCGGCCGGGCCAACTCCGGGCGGCAAACTCCCGCTCTCCTGCATCGACAAGACCGTCGGTGGTTTTGTGCACCTCATCCAGGTCTTTCCCCCGTCGGCGTCCCTCTCCGCAGCCCACGGTGACCAAGGAGCCGCCGCGGCCGTGGCCGCGATGCGGAGCGGGTTCGCGAGggcgcttgtgccgtactacccgGTGGCCGGTCGTCTCGCTCCGTCCGGCCTAGAGGTGGACTGCACTGGCGAGGGTGTCTTGTTCGTGGAAGCGGCCGCTGGATGCACGCTCGCCGACGTGGACGGCCTTGAGTGCTACCCGCTGCCCATCTCGGCGGAGCTCCTCCTCCCGCGCCCTCCGCCAGGCGAGAAGCTGGACGGCATCATCCTCATGGCCCAGGCGACGCGGTTCACCTGCGGTGGGTTCGCCGTGGGGATCAGCTTCAGCCACGCGGTGTTTGACGGGCAGGGCGCGGCGCAGTTCCTCACGGCCGTGGGGGAGCTAGCACGGGGGCTCCCGACGCCGTCGGTGGCTCCGGTGTGGGACCGCCACGCGATCCCTTACCCgtccaggccgccgccgccgcaactCAGGATCATCAGGGAGTTCAAGTTCGTGACCCAGGTAGCGGACATCTCGGCGGCGAGCATCGAGCGCGTCAAGGATGAGTTCAAGCAGGCTGCCGCATCGACTGGGGAAGGCTGCTCCACCTTCGACGCGGTGACGGCCATCGTGTTTAAGTGCCGCGCACTGGCGCTTGCGGAGGGGCTCCCGGACGGCGCCGAGGTCCGAGTCGGCTTCGCCGCCGGCACGCGGCACCTCCTCCGCGGCGTGCTGCCGACGGTGGACGGGTACTACGGCAACTGCGTGTACCTGGCGTGCGTCCGTAGGACCAACAGGGCCGCCCGGGAGTCGGCGCTGGCGGAGCTGGTCGGCACAGTACGGGAGGAGAAGGAGGCCATCGCGGCGGGGTTCGCGGACTGGATGCGCGGCGTCCGTCGCTACGAGCCGCCGCTGGACTACAGCACGGCGATTCTGTCGGACTGGAGCCGCCTCGGTTTCGATGAGGTGGACTACGGCTTCGGCATGCCAGGGTACATATTCCCGCACAACGACCTGGTCGACTACGTCGCGACGCTCGTATACGTCAGGCCGCCGGCGCCCAAGCGCGGGGGGATCCGGGTGCTCATCGGCTGCATGGAGGACCCGCACGCCGCCATGTTCGCTGCCGAGCTCGCCAAGTTCGCCTAG